A stretch of Cryptococcus decagattii chromosome 7, complete sequence DNA encodes these proteins:
- a CDS encoding serine/threonine-protein phosphatase PP2A catalytic subunit, with protein sequence MSANDDVDAWISQLMQCKPLSEPEVKKLCDKAREVLMEESNVQPVRCPVTVCGDIHGQFHDLSELFRIGGNSPDTNYLFMGDYVDRGYYSVETVTLLVALKLRYRDRVTILRGNHESRQITQVYGFYDECLRKYGNANVWKFFTDLFDYLPLTALIDNQIFCLHGGLSPSIDTLDHIRSIDRIQEVPHEGPMCDLLWSDPDDRCGWGISPRGAGYTFGQDISEAFNHNNGLTLVARAHQLVMEGFAWSQERNVVTIFSAPNYCYRCGNQAAILEVDDALKYTFLQFDPAPRAGEPLVTRRPPDYFL encoded by the exons ATGTCGGCCAACGACGACGTCGATGCCTGGATCTCCCAGTTGATGCAATGCAAGCCTCTAAGCGAGCCCGAAGTGAAGAAGCTATGTGATAAG GCGCGAGAAGTTTTGATGGAAGAATCCAACGTTCAACCCGTGAGGTGTCCCGTCACAGTCTGTGGTGACATTCATGGTCAATTC CACGACCTTTCGGAACTCTTCCGTATCGGCGGCAACTCTCCTGACACAAACTACCTTTTCATGGGAGATTATGTCGACCGAGGATACTACTCTGTGGAGACCGTCACGCTTCTGGTTGCGCTCAAATTGCGGTACCGAGATCGTGTGACTATTTTGCGAGGAAACCATGAGTCTCGTCAGATCACCCAGGTTTATGGTTTCTACGACGAGTGTTTAAGAAAATACGGCAATGCCAATGTCTGGAAATTCTTCACCGACTTGTTTGACTATCTTCCTCTGACTGCATTGATTGACAACCAA ATCTTCTGTCTTCACGGTGGTCTGTCGCCGTCAATCGACACCCTTGACCACATTCGATCTATTGACCGTATTCAGGAGGTCCCCCACGAGGGCCCCATGTGTGATCTTCTTTGGTCAGACCCTGACGACAGGTGCGGTTGGGGTATCAGTCCTCGAGGGGCTGGTTACACGTTTGGTCAAGATATCTCCGAGGCTTTCA ATCATAACAACGGACTTACATTGGTCGCGCGAGCACATCAATTGGTCATGGAAGGTTTCGCCTGGTCACAAGAACGAAATGTCGTCACCATATTCTCCGCTCCCAACTATTGTTACCGATGTGGCAATCAGGCTGCTATCCTTGAAGTGGATGACGCGCTCAAATACACCTT CCTTCAATTCGATCCTGCACCTAGGGCTGGTGAACCTCTGGTGACCCGTAGACCCCCAGACTAT TTCCTTTAA